The Glycine soja cultivar W05 chromosome 8, ASM419377v2, whole genome shotgun sequence genome has a window encoding:
- the LOC114424025 gene encoding uncharacterized protein LOC114424025, whose amino-acid sequence MRYTNTGVRGRASFLLIACERSGKYKPKKKDLVRTYTGSRKSGCLFKFRAKPILGEEGWMVKLICGTHNYEITKSFVEHPYAGRLTKDEKIVVADMTKSMDSIENIIDVKVNCKCGYRAIVALLGMGEDSWSLVRNHLHKELISWLEEYINLLGGIERFEELKRFLLVDRLFMVTIDKWMNITDMEYVITSRYNVIVVSLLRQQNMTFFPLRSQPPPDSSMHRVICIVHVYENHFFQVFLTRLLSFTTIGVIVEYTLPVSGKVVAHPIHR is encoded by the exons ATGAGGTACACAAATACTGGTGTTAGAGGAAGGGCATCATTTTTGTTAATAGCTTGCGAAAGGAGTGGTAAGTATAAGCCTAAGAAGAAGGATTTGGTTAGAACATACACTGGTAGTAGAAAAAGTGGATGCCTGTTTAAGTTTCGTGCGAAGCCAATTTTGGGAGAAGAaggatggatggtgaagttaattTGTGGGACTCACAATTATGAAATAACAAAGTCATTTGTTGAGCATCCATATGCGGGTCGATTGACTAAAGATGAGAAGATTGTTGttgctgatatgacgaagtccatG GATTCTATTGAAAACATTATTGATGTCAAAGTGAATTGTAAATGTGGTTATCGTGCCATAGTTGCCTTATTGGGTATGGGTGAAGATTCGTGGTCATTGGTGCGCAACCATCTGCATAAAGAACTCATAAGCTGGTTAGAAGAGTATATCAATCTACTTGGTGGAATAgagagatttgaggaattaaagcgTTTCCTACTTGTTGACAGATTATTTATG GTTACCATAGACAAATGGATGAATATTACGGATATGGAATATGTAATTACTTCACGATACAACGTGATCGTTGTTTCTCTTTTACGACAACaaaacatgacattttttcctcttagaagtcaaccaccaccagATTCTTCTATGCATCGCGTAATATGCATTGTTCATGTGTATGAGAATCATTTTTTTCAG GTTTTTCTTACAAGACTATTGTCCTTTACCACCATTGGCGTTATTGTGGAATACACATTGCCAGTATCAGGCAAAGTAGTGGCCCACCCAATACATAGGTAG
- the LOC114422743 gene encoding COBRA-like protein 4: MRLVISAVCVIVLFSYAAAYDPLDPNGNITIKWDVVSWTPDGYVAVVTMSNFQMFRHIMNPGWTLGWTWAKKEVIWSMVGAQTTEQGDCSKFKGNVPHCCKKTPTVVDLLPGVPYNQQFSNCCKGGVVAAWGQDPSSAVSSFQVSIGLAGTSNKTVKLPKNFTLLGPGPGYTCGPAKVVPSTVFLTPDKRRKTQALMTWNVTCTYSQFLARKNPGCCVSLSSFYNETITPCPTCACGCQNKRNCVKSNSKRINMVGIHTPKKDNEPLLQCTHHMCPIRVHWHVKLNYKDYWRVKVAVTNFNYRMNYSLWTLAVQHPNLNNVTQVFSFDYKPLLPYESINDTGMFYGMKYFNDLLMEAGPTGNVQSEILLQKNQDTFTFKQGWAFPRKVYFNGEECMLPPPDSYPILPNSAPVNLLNFPAFVLTMLVMITVW; this comes from the exons ATGAGGCTTGTCATATCAGCTGTATGTGTTATTGTGCTATTTTCTTATGCTG CTGCGTATGATCCTTTGGATCCAAATGGAAACATAACGATCAAATGGGATGTTGTGTCATGGACACCAGATGGCTATGTA GCCGTGGTAACAATGAGCAATTTCCAAATGTTTCGGCACATCATGAATCCTGGATGGACCTTGGGATGGACATGGGCAAAGAAGGAAGTTATATGGTCCATGGTAGGAGCTCAAACCACTGAACAAGGAGACTGTTCTAAGTTCAAAGGCAATGTACCTCACTGCTGCAAGAAAACTCCCACAGTTGTAGACTTGCTCCCTGGTGTGCCTTACAACCAGCAATTCTCAAACTGTTGCAAGGGTGGAGTGGTGGCAGCATGGGGCCAAGACCCTTCATCAGCAGTTTCATCCTTCCAAGTGAGTATTGGGTTAGCTGGTACTTCAAACAAGACAGTTAAACTCCCCAAGAACTTCACTCTCTTGGGTCCAGGACCAGGCTACACTTGTGGCCCTGCCAAGGTTGTTCCTTCCACCGTTTTCCTTACACCTGACAAGCGCCGCAAGACTCAAGCACTAA TGACATGGAATGTTACTtgcacatactcacaatttctgGCTAGAAAGAACCCGGGTTGCTGTGTATCTTTGTCATCCTTCTACAATGAGACCATTACCCCTTGCCCCACTTGTGCCTGTGGCTGCCAGAACAAGAGGAACTGTGTCAA GAGTAACTCTAAACGTATCAACATGGTGGGGATTCACACTCCAAAGAAAGACAATGAACCATTGCTACAATGCACTCATCATATGTGCCCAATAAGGGTACACTGGCACGTGAAGCTCAACTATAAGGACTATTGGCGAGTCAAGGTTGCCGTGACAAATTTCAACTACAGGATGAATTACTCCCTCTGGACTCTTGCTGTTCAGCATCCAAATCTTAACAATGTCACCCAAGTTTTCAGCTTTGATTACAAGCCTTTACTTCCCTATGAGTCCATAA ATGACACTGGTATGTTCTATGGCATGAAATACTTTAATGATCTCTTAATGGAAGCTGGACCAACTGGGaatgttcaatcagaaattctTCTTCAGAAGAACCAGGATACATTCACATTCAAGCAGGGGTGGGCATTTCCTCGCAAGGTCTACTTTAATGGTGAGGAATGCATGCTTCCACCACCTGATAGCTACCCAATCCTCCCTAATTCTGCCCCTGTGAACCTATTAAACTTCCCAGCATTCGTTTTGACAATGCTTGTCATGATAACTGTTTGGTGA
- the LOC114422742 gene encoding protein COBRA-like — protein MGFFLLPKATPCILFLALLSCTCFTSTDAYDPLDPNGNITIKWDIISWTPDGYVAVVTMNNFQQYRHIASPGWSMGWTWAKKEVIWSMMGGQTTEQGDCSKFKGGIPHCCKKDPTVVDLLPGTPYNQQIANCCKGGVLSSWVQDPTNAVSSFQVSVGRAGTTNRTVKVPKNFTLKAPGPGYTCGPAKIVAPTKFITSDKRRVTQALMTWNVTCTYSQFLAQKTPSCCVSLSSFYNDTLVPCLTCACGCQSNSSQSGTCVDPDTPHLASVVAGSGKNNFSPLVQCTHHMCPVSIHWHVKLNYKEYWRVKVTITNYNYRMNYSEWNMVVQHPNFDNLTQLFSFNYKSLTPYGSINDTAMLWGVKFYNDFLNQAGPNGNVQSELLFRKDKATFTFDKGWAFPRRIYFNGDNCVMPPPDAYPWLPNAGARQEVSLFALVIASLVALVFYAPA, from the exons ATGGGCTTCTTTCTGTTACCAAAAGCAACTCCTTGCATTTTGTTCTTGGCTCTGCTGTCTTGTACTTGCTTTACTTCTACAG ATGCTTATGATCCACTCGACCCAAATGGGAATATCACAATCAAATGGGATATTATAAGTTGGACCCCAGATGGATATGTG GCTGTTGTTACGATGAACAACTTCCAACAATATCGTCATATCGCTTCACCTGGCTGGTCAATGGGATGGACATGGGCAAAAAAGGAGGTAATATGGAGCATGATGGGAGGGCAGACCACTGAACAAGGGGATTGTTCAAAATTTAAGGGAGGCATTCCACATTGCTGTAAGAAAGATCCGACGGTTGTAGATTTGCTACCTGGAACACCTTACAATCAACAAATTGCAAATTGCTGCAAAGGTGGGGTGCTCAGTTCATGGGTGCAGGATCCAACCAATGCAGTTTCCTCATTTCAAGTCAGTGTTGGTAGAGCTGGAACCACAAATAGAACTGTCAAAGTCCCAAAAAACTTCACCTTGAAAGCACCAGGACCAGGTTATACTTGTGGGCCAGCTAAGATTGTGGCACCCACTAAATTCATTACTTCAGACAAAAGGAGAGTGACCCAAGCACTGA TGACATGGAATGTGACAtgcacatactcacaatttctgGCTCAAAAAACTCCCTCTTGTTGTGTCTCACTTTCATCTTTCTATAATGATACCCTTGTTCCCTGCCTAACATGTGCATGTGGCTGCCAAAGTAACTCATCTCAGTCAGGGACTTGTGTAGA TCCAGATACACCACATTTGGCATCAGTTGTTGCTGGCTCTGGGAAGAATAACTTTTCACCTTTGGTTCAATGTACTCATCATATGTGCCCAGTCAGTATCCACTGGCATGTTAAGCTTAACTACAAGGAGTACTGGCGTGTGAAGGTTACtattactaattataattacaGGATGAATTATTCTGAATGGAACATGGTTGTTCAACATCCAAACTTTGACAATCTGACTCAACTGTTCAGTTTCAACTACAAGTCATTGACTCCTTATGGTTCAATAA ATGATACTGCAATGCTGTGGGGAGTTAAGTTCTATAATGATTTTCTAAACCAAGCTGGCCCTAATGGCAATGTTCAATCAGAGCTACTCTTCCGAAAGGATAAAGCAACTTTTACTTTTGATAAGGGTTGGGCTTTTCCTCGAAGGATCTACTTCAACGGTGACAACTGTGTAATGCCACCACCTGATGCTTATCCGTGGTTACCGAATGCTGGTGCTAGGCAAGAGGTTTCCTTGTTTGCTTTAGTGATAGCATCTTTGGTAGCCTTGGTATTTTATGCACCCGCATAA